The Gloeobacter violaceus PCC 7421 DNA window AGAGCAGCCGGCGGCTGCGCAAAGCCTATGCATACAAAGAAGAGTTCCGTTCGATTTAAGAGACAAGCCGGACGCTGGAGGAAGGTCAGCAGCGATTGGAAGTGTGGCTGTTAAAAGTTTGGGTTAAAAGTTTGGAAGGTATATGGGCGGGTAGTGCAAACAATAACGGAGCACTTCGAGAGGATATGCAACTACTTCTTAAGCCGTTCAAGTAGCGGAGTGATGGAGGGGATCAACAACCGTATTAAGCTAATTAAGCGTCAGGGCTACGGCTTCACGAATTTCAGGAATCTGCGATTACGGTTGCTCGCTTGCTTTGCCAAGAAAGGTTGCGCCTCACCTTAAACTCAGGAGAGCCTGTGCCGTTGGCCACGCTTGATCAGGAATTGCGTAGCGCAGGCAGTGCCCTCGGCCTTGTCCTGCTCGGCAGTTGAGCCCTGGAGGGGGCTCCGTTGCAAAGACCGGACATGCTGAAGCGCACACCTTCTGGTCGCCTTTCTCTATATCAAGTGGCGACATTTTCAGGCGGATCTGAATCGTGCTGTGCGTGCGCTGGTACCTACGCAACCCGCTCGACCACCGGCAGATGTCCATGGGCGCTGCCCTCGAGTATTGCCGGGCGAGCGGCCACCGCCGGGTGCACCTTTGGGCCTTCGCGGGTCTCGCAGCAGCCCGGCAGCCCTACGACCGGGCGGGTTTTCGCCTTGCGGAGCAGCACGAAGACGGCCACTGGGGGCGCCCCTTCACTCTCCAAGCTTCGAACTGGAAGTCGCCGAGTAAACCACTCCCGCTATACCGCCTGCCGATTGGTGGGAGTATTTGACTGGGGGAGGGGAAATGTGTCGGCTTCGCCGTGCCGGTAGGCAGCGGTATCGATACCCTGTTCTATGTCAGGTGCTGCTTGAATGCTGAATTCGGGTGGACAACCCGCACGCCCTGGACAATGTCGGGTTCGGCACAGCGTTTTCCTCCTGCGTCCGCTACTGTGAGGCGGTCCCTTTCCAACGAAAGCGAGAGGACGAGTATGAAAACAACGATTCTGTCGTTCTTGGTCGGCGGTCGAACGGCCCGCCCGCGTGCGCCGCGCCGTTGGCAAGGGTGGTTGAGCGCGTCGTTGGGGGTGTGGTGGTGGGCAGTTGCCCTATCACCGGTGGGGGCGCAGGTGCCGCCGGGGGCCGTGGAGACCCGGGTGGGCGGGAGCCTGGGTTTTGTCCTCAACGGCAGCAATGTCTTCGATCACTCCGGCTTTTCTGTCAGCGGGGCGGGGGACGTCAACGGCGACGGACTGGACGACCTTATTGTCGGGGCTACTGGTGCCAACACGGACGGTCTGTCTTATGCCGGTCGCAGCTACGTGGTGTTCGGCAAGCGCAACGGACAGCCGGTCGAACTGGCGGTAATAGAAAGCGGCACGAGCCGGACGGGCTTTGCCATCAACGGCAGCAACGAGTACGATCGCTCCGGCTTTTCTGTCAGCGGGGCGGGGGACGTCAACGGCGACGGACTGGACGACCTTATCGTCGGGGCTACTGGTGCCAACACGGACGGTCTGTCTTCTAATATCGGTCGCAGCTACGTGGTGTTCGGCAAGCGCGACAACCGACCGGTCGAGTTGGTGGTAATCGAAAGCGGCACCGGCCGGGACGGCTTTGCCATCAACGGCAACAATGTCTTCGATGACTCCGGCTTTTCTGTCAGCGGGGCGGGGGACGTCAACGGCGACGGACTGGACGACCTTATCGTCGGGGCTTCCGGTGCCGACCCGGACGGACGATCTACTGCTGGTCGCAGCTACGTGGTGTTCGGCAAGCGCAACGGCCAACCGGTCGAGTTGGCAGACATCGAAAGCGGCACCGGCCGCCACGGCTTCGTGATCAACGGCGCCAATGAGACCGATCGCTCCGGCTTTTCTGTCAGCGGGGCGGGGGACGTCAACGGCGACGGACTAGACGATGTCATCGTCGGGGCTACTGGTGCCAACACGGACGGACCGTCTTCTAATATCGGTCGCAGCTACGTGGTGTTCGGCAAGCACGACAACCGACCGGTCGAGTTGACGGCAATCGAAAGCGGCACCAGTCGGGACGGCTTTGCCATCAACGGCAGGAATGACTACGATTTCTCCGGCTTTTCTGTCAGCGGAGCGGGGGACGTCAACGGCGACGGACTCGATGATGTCATCATCGGGGCTCCTTTTTCCGACCCGGACGGTCGGTACAATGCCGGTCGCGGCTACGTGGTGTTCGGCAAGCGCAACGGCCAACCGGTCGAGTTGGCGGCAATCGAAAGCGGCACCGGCCGGGACGGCTTTGCCATCAACGGCAGCAATGACTACGATTCCTCCGGCCGTTCTGTCAGCGGAGCGGGGGACGTCGACGGCGACGGACTCGATGATGTCATCATCGGGGCTCCTTTTTCCGACCCGGACGGTCTGTCTTATGCCGGTCGCGGCTACGTGGTGTTCGGCAAGCGCAACGGCCAACCGGTCGAGTTGGCGGCAATCGAAAGCGGCACCGGCCGGGACGGCTTTGCCATCAACGGCAGCAATGACTACGATTCCTCCGGCTATTCTGTCAGCGGGGCGGGGGACGTCGACGGCGACGGACTAGACGATGTCATCGTCGGAGCTTCCCGTGCCGACCCGGACGGTCTGTCTTATGCCGGTCGCAGCTACGTGGTGTTCGGCAAGCGCAACGGCCAACCGGTGGAACTGGCGGACCTGGAAGCTGCCGGGCACACCCCTTAGCTGCGGTTGATCGGGGGGCAACGCCGCCTGCGCTCCCCACCCAGCTTCACCCTTGACGGGCGGTCCCGGCCGGTACCATCCTGCCATCGGTACCCCGCCTACCCTCCCGGTGCCATCAGGACCGCATGACCCAGCCCGATACCCCTGCCCGCCTGGAATTCGCCCCCTCCCGCCAGTTCCCCAACTGGCTCGCCGAACAACAACTCGCCCTCGCCTTCACCACCTACCAGGCCGGCAAGCTCTTCCTCATCGGTCTCCAGCCCGACGGCCGACTGTCGCTGTTCGAGCGCACCCTCAACCGCTGCCTCGGGCTGTGGACCGACGCCCAAAGCCTCTGTCTCGGCACCCTCTACCAGATCTGGCGCTTCGAGAACGTCCTGGAGCAGGGCGAGACCCACCAGGGCTACGACCGCTGCTTCGTGCCGCGCGTCGGCTGGGTCACAGGCGACATCGACGCCCACGACCTGGCCGTCGACGCCACAAGCCGCCCGGTCTTCGTCAACACGCTCTTCTCCTGCCTGGCCACCGTCAGCCCCACCCACAGCTTCGCCCCCCTCTGGCAACCGCCTTTCATCAGCCGCCTGGCCGCCGAGGACCGCTGCCACCTCAATGGCCTCGCGATGCGCGACGACGGCAAGCCGGGCTGGGTGACGGCGGTCTCGCGCACGGACGTGGGCGACGGCTGGCGCGAACACCGCAGGACGGGCGGTTGCGCAGTGGAGGTGGCAAGCGGCGAAGTGGTGGTGGCGGGCCTGTCGATGCCCCACTCGCCGCGGTGGTACCGGGGAAGGCTCTGGTTGCACAACTCGGGCAGCGGCGAATTCGGCTATGTGGACACCAAAGCAGGCAAGTTCGTGGCGGTGGCGTTTTGTCCGGGGTACCTGCGGGGATTGGCCTTCTGGGGCGATTTCGCGGTGGCGGGGCTCTCGAAGCCGCGGCGGGACCGGGCGTTTTCGGGACTGCAGTTGCAGGAGCGTTTGAACAAAGAAGGGGTGGGGGCGCGCTGCGGGCTGGTGGTCATCGACCTCAGGCGCGGGGACACGGTGCACTGGCTGCGCATCGAGGGGGAGATGATCGAAGAGTTGTACGATGTGGCAGTCCTTCCGGGAGTGCGTCGGCCGATGGCGATCGGTTTTGTCAGCGATGAGATCCGGCGGTTGCTGTCGGTGGGTGAGCCGCAATCGCTGTGAGGGCCACACCAATGACGAGTTGCATAAGGTAAACGCCCCCAGCGGCCTCGGCAGCGCTTGGAACGGTCTGTTTCCTCAGAATGTGTCAACTCCTGTAACTACATGGAGGCACGCATGCCCATGTTAACCGTAGTGCTTACAAGCGGACAATACAGTATCAGCAATCGAGGTGATTGTCTATCTCAAGCAAGTTTCCAGTTGCCCCAGCCATTGTTTAAAATGCGGGCACTCTTCACGGATGGCATCGAGACCAATTTCCAAGATGGCTAATTTTCCGAATAGAATCTTGCTGTAGCCAGGCATCAGTGTTTTCAGACGTTGTGATGGCGCCGTCTGCGGAGAATCATTGATTTCCTCTGGAGTAGCAAACTGCAGGCGAATTTCCTGCAGGTTTTGAACTAAATCGGGACGTTCAATTCCTCGTGCAAACTTCTCGCAGTCACTGAACAGCAATGCTTCAAACTCATGCATCATTATGTATGGTATGAAGCGCTTTGGGTCAAAATGATCTCCAAGCTGATTACAAACATCGACAGTCATTGCTGATTCAACTTTCTTTGCGTTCTCAGGAAACGGCAGCAAAGCAGCTTGATCACAGCCTGGCCACGCATTATTTCCGGTGCGCGGGAGTGCGTAGTAATCAACCATCGTCGTTGACAAACAATTGGGATCTCCTTGAAGATGATTGATTATATCTTTGCGAACTGCCTGCCAAGCACGAATGCCGCCGCGGCGAAGGCGGTTACGAGAATTACCTAATAGGCGAGCGCTGATACTGGTATAGCCATGACTGAGAAGATGTGGACCGAGTATTTCATTGACAAAGGTTTCCTCCGTTTGTCCTTCAACATGTACCAGTAGTCTGGACATCCGGTCATTCTCTCCTAGGACGTCCACCAAATTCATTCTTCTCCCAAAGCTGGCCAAGACTATAGTCCTGCAGCATGGCTGCAAGTTTTTCCGGCTCCAATCTAGAAAATTGTGTGCTGCCATCAACGCGCTCAGCAACCAGTACGTCTTCCGCTTCAAATTGATCTAGAAGAAGAGACGATTGGGTTGAAAGAATAACTTGCGTTTCAACAGCCGCTTTCTTGACAATTGATGCAAGAAGATTGATTGCATAGGGATGTAGGCCAAGTTCAGGTTCGTCTACCAAAATGACCGAAGGGCGAGAGACTGCAGGCTGCAAGAAAAGTGTGGCCAGTGCAATGAATCGCAGCGTACCGTCTGACAGGGATGCAGCATCAAAGTAAGCGTCGGAGCCTTTATGCAACCATTGCAGTTGGATCTTTTTATCATTCAATTTTAATGGTTCGAGTATGAAGTCATCGAAAAATGGAGCAACGAGCTTAACAGTGCGAAGGATAAGGCTGTAGGAGGTTTCGTGTTTTTCACGTAAGTAGTAGAGATAGGCAGCGAGATTTGAACCATCGGGCCGCAAGTAGCGATTATCGTTGATATCAGCTGTCTTTTTCATGGGTGAAGTCAAGCCGGTATCATGAAAATGATAGAGCCTCCAACTATCAAGCCTCGTGCGAACATAGGTGACAATTTCTTGAGTCTTTGGGTCGCTTATTGCGGCCTCTCTCCCAAATGGCAGGAGCGATCTTATGGTTTTGGAGTCAGAGGCCGATTTATCCGAAGAATAAATAAACTCAGATTGTACAATCAGCTCATCAGCAACCGTCGGCTGGAGTTCAATCTCATACCGATTCCGACCGCCCCGAAAGGAAATGTCAATTTGAATTTTATCCGTCACTTTAGAACCGTAATGAAGGATTTTCTCAGCCCCGCCAGCCTTAATCACATAATCTTGAAGACGCCCTTCTCTGAGCGCATGCAGGAAGGTGAAAACATCAATAAAGTTGGACTTTCCTGAACCGTTCGGGCCGATAATCACGTTGATCGGCTTTAGCTTTAATTGCTCGATAGAAGCAATACTCTTGAAGCCTTTAACAGTAATAGTTTCAAGTTCAACCATTGGATAACCCTTACATTTGCAACTATCTTCAACAATGCAGAACTTACGGAGCGGAAGTTGCCGCGGCGCGTTGGGGATCGATATTCAAGAACACCGTTGACTTTTCGGCCCCCTCGACGCGGATCACTTTTACCGGGATATCGGCGCCTTTTTCGCGGGCGGCGTCGATGCGCTCCTTGAGCTTTTCGTAAAAGAGCAAATCCGCCAGTTTGGCATTTCTGGCCGCCGCCTGGCCCTGCAGTTCGATCGCCTTGCGGTTGGCGTCCGCCAGGATCAGCTTGCGGGTGGTCTCTTTTTGCTGAATCTGGGCTTTGACCGCCGCGGTTTGGGCAGTGATCGACGCCACCTGTTTTTGCTCAAGCGACGCTTTGAGGGCCTCTGGAAATTCGGCGGTGCCCAGGTAGACATCTTCGATAAACAACAGTGATACTTTCTTGCCCTCCAGCACGCCCTGGGGCATGTCCCGGCCGATCAGGGCGGTCATCTTCTGCTCCATCTCGGCGCGACGGGCTTTGTTGTAAAAATCGCCGGAGGTGTAGTTGGCCGCCACGTCGCGCACTTTCGAGCGCACCGTCGGCACGACGATATTTTCCATATAGCGGGTGCCGACATTCGCGTGCAACTGGTCGAGGACCGCCTGGTTGGGGCGCAGGGCGACGAAGACGTCGGTTGAAAAGGCCTGGCCGTCGGCGGTGTTGATGGTGATGGCGTTGCCTGCCTGGTTAGGGACCGGGGTGCTGTTGGTGAACTGG harbors:
- a CDS encoding integrin alpha codes for the protein MKTTILSFLVGGRTARPRAPRRWQGWLSASLGVWWWAVALSPVGAQVPPGAVETRVGGSLGFVLNGSNVFDHSGFSVSGAGDVNGDGLDDLIVGATGANTDGLSYAGRSYVVFGKRNGQPVELAVIESGTSRTGFAINGSNEYDRSGFSVSGAGDVNGDGLDDLIVGATGANTDGLSSNIGRSYVVFGKRDNRPVELVVIESGTGRDGFAINGNNVFDDSGFSVSGAGDVNGDGLDDLIVGASGADPDGRSTAGRSYVVFGKRNGQPVELADIESGTGRHGFVINGANETDRSGFSVSGAGDVNGDGLDDVIVGATGANTDGPSSNIGRSYVVFGKHDNRPVELTAIESGTSRDGFAINGRNDYDFSGFSVSGAGDVNGDGLDDVIIGAPFSDPDGRYNAGRGYVVFGKRNGQPVELAAIESGTGRDGFAINGSNDYDSSGRSVSGAGDVDGDGLDDVIIGAPFSDPDGLSYAGRGYVVFGKRNGQPVELAAIESGTGRDGFAINGSNDYDSSGYSVSGAGDVDGDGLDDVIVGASRADPDGLSYAGRSYVVFGKRNGQPVELADLEAAGHTP
- a CDS encoding TIGR03032 family protein, whose product is MTQPDTPARLEFAPSRQFPNWLAEQQLALAFTTYQAGKLFLIGLQPDGRLSLFERTLNRCLGLWTDAQSLCLGTLYQIWRFENVLEQGETHQGYDRCFVPRVGWVTGDIDAHDLAVDATSRPVFVNTLFSCLATVSPTHSFAPLWQPPFISRLAAEDRCHLNGLAMRDDGKPGWVTAVSRTDVGDGWREHRRTGGCAVEVASGEVVVAGLSMPHSPRWYRGRLWLHNSGSGEFGYVDTKAGKFVAVAFCPGYLRGLAFWGDFAVAGLSKPRRDRAFSGLQLQERLNKEGVGARCGLVVIDLRRGDTVHWLRIEGEMIEELYDVAVLPGVRRPMAIGFVSDEIRRLLSVGEPQSL
- a CDS encoding DUF4276 family protein; protein product: MSRLLVHVEGQTEETFVNEILGPHLLSHGYTSISARLLGNSRNRLRRGGIRAWQAVRKDIINHLQGDPNCLSTTMVDYYALPRTGNNAWPGCDQAALLPFPENAKKVESAMTVDVCNQLGDHFDPKRFIPYIMMHEFEALLFSDCEKFARGIERPDLVQNLQEIRLQFATPEEINDSPQTAPSQRLKTLMPGYSKILFGKLAILEIGLDAIREECPHFKQWLGQLETCLR
- a CDS encoding AAA family ATPase codes for the protein MVELETITVKGFKSIASIEQLKLKPINVIIGPNGSGKSNFIDVFTFLHALREGRLQDYVIKAGGAEKILHYGSKVTDKIQIDISFRGGRNRYEIELQPTVADELIVQSEFIYSSDKSASDSKTIRSLLPFGREAAISDPKTQEIVTYVRTRLDSWRLYHFHDTGLTSPMKKTADINDNRYLRPDGSNLAAYLYYLREKHETSYSLILRTVKLVAPFFDDFILEPLKLNDKKIQLQWLHKGSDAYFDAASLSDGTLRFIALATLFLQPAVSRPSVILVDEPELGLHPYAINLLASIVKKAAVETQVILSTQSSLLLDQFEAEDVLVAERVDGSTQFSRLEPEKLAAMLQDYSLGQLWEKNEFGGRPRRE
- a CDS encoding prohibitin family protein codes for the protein MTTVEDKQLPLRLLAGGLLVAGIVAVFLLLFHPFLYVTEPGNATVMFNTFTGIEKGRIERPGATFVVPGVDGPITYNVRTRVFQFTNSTPVPNQAGNAITINTADGQAFSTDVFVALRPNQAVLDQLHANVGTRYMENIVVPTVRSKVRDVAANYTSGDFYNKARRAEMEQKMTALIGRDMPQGVLEGKKVSLLFIEDVYLGTAEFPEALKASLEQKQVASITAQTAAVKAQIQQKETTRKLILADANRKAIELQGQAAARNAKLADLLFYEKLKERIDAAREKGADIPVKVIRVEGAEKSTVFLNIDPQRAAATSAP